A window from Branchiostoma lanceolatum isolate klBraLanc5 chromosome 9, klBraLanc5.hap2, whole genome shotgun sequence encodes these proteins:
- the LOC136441975 gene encoding zinc finger protein 391-like produces MRTHTGEKPYKCEKCTRKFSRLDNLRVHMRSHTGERPYSTTSHLKNHMRTHTEEKPYKQFSDLSYLKEHMQTHTDERPYKCEECSGQFRYRRLENLREHMRTHTGERPYMCEKCNKCFRQSSNLRAHMRAH; encoded by the exons atgcggactcacacgggtgagaaaccttacaaatgtgagaaGTGTACCAGAAAGTTTAGCCGACTGGATAATCTTCGGGTACACATGCGgtctcacactggtgagagaccgtaCAG CACTACATCTCATCTGAAGaatcacatgcggactcacactgaaGAAAAACCATACAAGCAGTTTAGTGACTTGTCTTATCTGAAGGAACACATGCAAACCCACACGGATGAGagaccttacaaatgtgaggagtgtagTGGACAGTTCAGATATAGACGACTGGAAAATCTGCGGGAACACATGcggacccacactggtgagagaccgtaCATGTGTGAAAAATGCAACAAATGCTTTCGTCAGTCAAGTAATCTGAGAGCCCACATGCGAGCTCACTAA
- the LOC136441417 gene encoding LOW QUALITY PROTEIN: zinc finger protein 239-like (The sequence of the model RefSeq protein was modified relative to this genomic sequence to represent the inferred CDS: substituted 1 base at 1 genomic stop codon) → MADSVVYHLKRKEGENGHWRDSTSTHKCSECGKGFRYPSILKEHMRTHTGEKPFICEKCGKGFSRRYILTTHLRTHTGEKPYRCEECGRHFALLKDLKAHIRTHTGEKPYSCGECSQQFRELGHLKKHMRTYTEERPYICEKCGKSFRDSSGLKRHIRIHTGXKPFRCDECSSQFSILGSLKAHMRTHTGEKPYLCNSCLKCFTSASHLKVHTRTHT, encoded by the coding sequence ATGGCAGACAGTGTCGTATATCATCTGAAACGAAAGGAGGGAGAGAATGGACATTGGCGGGATTCTACATCGACACACAAGTGTAGCGAATGTGGCAAGGGGTTTCGTTACCCGAGTATTCTAAAAGAacatatgcggactcacaccggAGAGAAACCTTTCATATGTGAGAAATGCGGGAAAGGTTTCAGTAGGAGATATATTCTGACGACTCACTTgcgaacccatacaggtgagaaaccgtaccgaTGTGAAGAGTGTGGCAGGCATTTCGCTTTGCTTAAAGATTTGAAGGCACATATtagaactcacactggtgagaaaccgtatagTTGTGGTGAATGCAGCCAGCAGTTTAGGGAGCTTGGTCATCtcaagaaacacatgcggacttaCACTGAGGAGAGACCGTACATCTGTGAAAAATGCGGCAAAAGCTTCAGAGATTCATCAGGTCTGAAACGTCACATTCGTATTCATACAGGTTAGAAACCGTTCAGATGCGATGAGTGCAGCTCGCAATTTAGTATTCTGGGCAGTCTAAAGGcacacatgcgtactcacactggtgaaaaaccataCTTGTGTAACAGTTGCCTCAAATGTTTTACTAGTGCCTCTCATCTTAAGGTCCACACGCGGACTCACACATGA